A genome region from Methylobacterium sp. FF17 includes the following:
- a CDS encoding ATP-binding cassette domain-containing protein → MTAMPGLLLDQLVLRINGATILDGLSAVIPGSGITALIGPNGAGKSVTLRVIDGLLPLNGGRVTVTSAGPVRRAFVFQRPALVRASALANVALGLVPLKLARAERRARAEAALAQVGLSDRAGDPATRLSGGEQQRLALARAWAVEPDLLLADEPTANLDPTATERIEALIQDMAARGTKVVLVSHNLGQVMRLAGDVLVLAGGRAVEHGPTHGVLTSPQRPETRAYLSGELPWTSFAEAS, encoded by the coding sequence CTGACCGCGATGCCGGGCCTCCTCCTCGACCAGCTCGTTCTGCGCATCAACGGCGCCACCATCCTCGACGGCCTCAGCGCCGTCATCCCGGGATCGGGCATCACCGCCCTGATCGGGCCGAACGGCGCCGGCAAGAGCGTGACCCTGCGGGTGATCGACGGCCTGCTTCCGCTGAACGGCGGCCGTGTCACGGTCACGAGTGCTGGACCCGTGCGCCGGGCCTTCGTGTTCCAGCGGCCGGCCCTGGTGCGCGCCAGCGCGCTCGCCAACGTCGCCCTGGGCCTCGTCCCCCTAAAGCTCGCGCGCGCCGAGCGTCGAGCCAGGGCCGAAGCCGCCCTGGCGCAGGTCGGCCTTTCCGACCGGGCAGGGGATCCGGCGACACGCCTGTCCGGCGGCGAGCAGCAGCGGCTCGCCCTCGCCCGAGCCTGGGCGGTGGAGCCGGACCTTCTCCTCGCGGACGAACCGACCGCGAATCTCGATCCCACCGCCACCGAACGGATCGAGGCGTTGATCCAGGACATGGCCGCGCGCGGCACCAAGGTCGTGCTCGTCTCGCACAATCTCGGACAGGTCATGCGCCTTGCCGGCGACGTCCTCGTCCTGGCTGGGGGCCGCGCCGTCGAGCACGGGCCCACGCACGGCGTCCTCACATCCCCCCAACGGCCCGAAACCCGGGCCTACCTCTCCGGAGAACTGCCTTGGACCTCCTTCGCCGAAGCTTCCTAG
- a CDS encoding extracellular solute-binding protein: protein MDLLRRSFLARALLAFGVLGGLGTAPGARAEPASIVVASTTSTEQSGLFKHLLPAFEAKTGIAVKVVALGTGQALDAARRGDADVVLVHDRPAEEKFLAEGFAMQRQDVMYNDFVLVGPKADPARVRGNDVVAAFGKLAAAKAPFVSRGDRSGTHSAELRTWKESGIDLNAVKGEWYRDVGQGMGPALNAASALDAYILADRGTWLSFKNRGELTILVEADKRLFNPYGVMLVNPSKYPSVKAKEGQAFVDWLVSPEGQAAIASYKIAGEQLFFPSASR from the coding sequence TTGGACCTCCTTCGCCGAAGCTTCCTAGCCCGCGCCCTCCTCGCATTCGGGGTCCTCGGCGGCCTGGGGACCGCACCCGGGGCCCGGGCCGAGCCGGCCTCGATCGTCGTGGCCTCCACCACCTCCACGGAGCAATCGGGCCTGTTCAAGCACCTGCTGCCGGCCTTCGAGGCCAAGACCGGCATCGCCGTGAAGGTGGTGGCCCTCGGCACCGGCCAGGCCCTCGACGCCGCCCGGCGGGGCGATGCCGACGTGGTGTTGGTGCATGACCGCCCTGCCGAGGAGAAGTTCCTCGCCGAAGGCTTCGCGATGCAGCGCCAGGACGTGATGTACAACGACTTCGTCCTTGTCGGCCCTAAGGCCGATCCGGCCCGGGTCAGGGGCAATGACGTCGTCGCGGCATTCGGCAAGCTCGCGGCCGCCAAGGCACCCTTCGTCTCACGCGGTGACCGCTCCGGCACGCACAGCGCCGAATTGCGCACCTGGAAAGAGTCCGGAATCGACCTCAATGCCGTGAAGGGCGAATGGTACCGCGATGTCGGCCAGGGCATGGGCCCCGCGCTCAACGCCGCGTCGGCACTCGACGCCTATATCCTGGCGGATCGCGGGACGTGGCTGTCCTTCAAAAATCGCGGCGAACTCACGATCCTGGTGGAGGCCGATAAGCGCCTGTTCAACCCCTACGGCGTCATGCTGGTGAACCCGTCCAAGTATCCGTCCGTGAAGGCGAAGGAGGGGCAGGCCTTCGTCGACTGGCTGGTCTCGCCCGAGGGTCAGGCCGCGATCGCCAGCTACAAGATCGCCGGCGAACAGCTTTTCTTCCCGAGTGCGTCTCGGTAG
- a CDS encoding ABC transporter permease, whose translation MLQTFQESFARLATLDREVVAIAWLSLRVSLSAVAMGLVLGIPAGALLAVAAFPGRGVLVGFLNAFMGLPPVIVGLVLYLVLSRSGPFGALGLLFTPNAMVAAQAVLATPLVAALTRQVVADADAHLGEQLRSLGLSAPQRALALIYDTRFSLVTAALAAFGRAISEIGAVLVVGGNIDGHTRTMTTAISLETQKGDLSLALALGLVLIGIVIAVNAVASLLRGHAARAYG comes from the coding sequence ATGCTCCAGACGTTCCAAGAGTCGTTCGCGCGTCTCGCCACCCTCGACAGGGAGGTGGTCGCGATCGCTTGGCTGTCCTTGCGGGTCAGCCTGAGCGCCGTGGCGATGGGCCTTGTCCTCGGGATCCCTGCGGGGGCGCTCCTCGCGGTCGCAGCGTTCCCGGGACGCGGTGTCCTCGTTGGATTCCTCAACGCCTTCATGGGCCTGCCACCGGTGATCGTCGGGCTGGTGCTCTATCTCGTGCTGTCCCGCTCCGGCCCCTTCGGCGCCCTGGGGCTGCTCTTCACGCCGAACGCGATGGTGGCGGCGCAGGCGGTGCTGGCGACCCCCCTCGTGGCCGCCCTGACCCGTCAGGTGGTGGCAGATGCCGACGCGCATCTCGGAGAACAACTGCGCTCGTTGGGCCTGTCGGCGCCGCAGCGGGCGCTGGCGCTCATCTACGACACCCGGTTCTCACTGGTGACGGCCGCGCTCGCGGCGTTCGGACGGGCAATTTCCGAGATCGGGGCCGTGCTGGTGGTGGGCGGGAACATCGATGGCCACACCCGTACCATGACCACCGCGATCTCCTTGGAGACCCAGAAGGGCGATCTCAGCCTCGCCCTGGCCCTGGGGCTGGTGCTCATCGGGATCGTCATCGCGGTCAATGCCGTGGCGTCGCTGCTGCGCGGGCACGCCGCCCGCGCCTACGGCTGA
- a CDS encoding PRC-barrel domain-containing protein: MSNRLLNSALLALCLTAGPLPGTVPAWAQQAGEGAVQSLASPAPGALRGSKVIGLPVIGMDHVRVGSIEDLLVGANGRIEAVVIGVGGFLGLGEKLVAVPYDQLAWNLKDVPLTSGPTSVTTPETAPSPAAAAQVGPDTMPGANTTRDVLGAVESKHTGRVTDETGSVKADKPTPERATVLAGGEPLHAEIRMTKAQLNAAPAFRYEAGRQAKQ; the protein is encoded by the coding sequence ATGTCGAACCGCCTGCTGAACTCAGCCCTCCTCGCCCTCTGCCTCACCGCCGGCCCACTTCCGGGTACCGTGCCCGCCTGGGCCCAGCAGGCCGGCGAAGGCGCAGTCCAGTCGCTCGCCTCCCCGGCACCGGGCGCCCTGCGGGGTTCGAAGGTGATCGGCCTGCCCGTCATCGGGATGGACCATGTCCGCGTCGGCTCGATCGAGGACCTGCTGGTGGGTGCCAACGGGCGCATCGAGGCCGTGGTGATCGGCGTCGGCGGATTCCTGGGCCTCGGCGAGAAGCTGGTGGCCGTGCCCTATGACCAGCTCGCCTGGAACCTGAAGGATGTTCCCCTCACCTCCGGCCCGACTTCGGTGACGACGCCAGAGACCGCGCCGAGTCCTGCGGCGGCGGCCCAGGTCGGACCCGACACCATGCCGGGCGCCAATACCACGCGCGACGTGCTCGGTGCGGTGGAGAGCAAGCACACGGGGCGGGTCACCGACGAAACCGGATCGGTCAAGGCCGACAAGCCGACGCCGGAGCGGGCCACGGTGCTGGCCGGCGGCGAGCCGCTCCACGCCGAGATCCGGATGACGAAGGCACAGCTCAATGCCGCGCCGGCCTTCCGGTACGAGGCCGGACGTCAGGCGAAACAATAG
- a CDS encoding DUF4194 domain-containing protein: MLEPFRAIVDGEEPPPPGARAPSEEELTRALQVVLKSQCIYAGTPGIGRSYELARHYTPFFQAYFACLGYRFEVAHRDQMVCLRVPLDGVRHDAQGERLRKDETLVLLALRLAYEEGLRAHQVTTEGVVECTTDDLAESIRTATRSDPPEETRLIEILRLFARKGALRLGERDKVEKITPLMVMPGIAVLSPDTWMDQVRAWGAARGEEDL, encoded by the coding sequence ATGCTCGAACCCTTTCGCGCCATCGTGGATGGCGAGGAACCGCCGCCGCCCGGCGCCCGCGCGCCCTCCGAAGAGGAGCTGACCCGCGCCCTTCAGGTGGTCCTGAAGAGCCAGTGCATCTATGCCGGTACCCCGGGGATCGGCCGCTCCTACGAACTGGCCCGACATTATACACCGTTCTTCCAGGCCTACTTCGCCTGCCTCGGCTACCGCTTCGAGGTGGCCCATCGCGACCAGATGGTGTGCCTGCGGGTTCCGCTCGACGGCGTCCGGCACGATGCCCAGGGCGAGCGCCTGCGCAAGGACGAGACCCTCGTGCTGCTCGCCCTGCGGCTGGCCTACGAGGAAGGATTGCGGGCGCACCAGGTCACCACCGAGGGCGTGGTGGAATGCACCACCGACGACCTCGCGGAATCGATCCGCACGGCCACCCGCAGCGACCCGCCTGAGGAGACGCGCCTCATCGAAATCCTCCGCCTGTTCGCGCGCAAGGGCGCCCTACGCCTCGGCGAGCGCGACAAGGTCGAGAAGATCACCCCCCTGATGGTGATGCCGGGCATCGCCGTCCTGTCGCCCGACACCTGGATGGATCAGGTCCGCGCCTGGGGCGCGGCGCGCGGCGAGGAGGACCTGTAA
- a CDS encoding Wadjet anti-phage system protein JetA family protein, with translation MLFNCLSDDLFKPLASPSRAFNAALLLHLHARIFGDTAEPLRKSEVLAAIGDFAADHVGSQIADDDATPTDPVERRSVVYRRLLDAGWLVERRERYVPVVEFDPEARILVEELARLNRGETRSYGGAVLDVLGSLESAIANPSERSEALVNAAKSARAFLSHLRSLAGSMRKSEERILREADHGAAFRLYFEEFVARHLVSDYRTLHTRLNPFRFRSGIVREAGRALRDALTLRALAEAGLREGRAATMEAAERAVRTDLAEILSIFEGLDRHLDAVADIVARLERRIAAALRTLDHRDSDRIERTAAALRAVALADDDLSGLPDTQVSLLRPPIGEPHCYAPRLRRPPIESEPLPEFELDPAIEAFIAAKDAFRLRVAVTPDRMVEFIEARLGRGKAIRGSQITIADVDDFVVFQRLREVDVLFDGSLRGRYRLSRVEGRVANGWLDCPDFLLERLTGRTP, from the coding sequence ATGCTGTTCAATTGCCTCTCCGACGACCTGTTCAAGCCACTGGCGTCACCGAGCCGGGCCTTCAACGCGGCCCTGCTGCTGCACCTCCATGCACGGATCTTCGGGGATACCGCCGAGCCCCTGCGCAAGAGCGAAGTCCTGGCCGCGATCGGCGACTTCGCAGCGGACCACGTGGGCAGTCAGATCGCCGACGATGATGCGACCCCCACCGACCCGGTCGAGCGGCGCTCGGTGGTCTATCGCCGCCTGCTCGATGCCGGTTGGCTCGTGGAGCGGCGCGAGCGCTACGTACCCGTGGTGGAGTTCGATCCCGAGGCGCGCATCCTGGTGGAGGAACTCGCGCGCCTGAACCGGGGCGAGACGCGCTCCTACGGCGGAGCGGTGCTCGACGTCCTCGGCAGCCTCGAGAGCGCCATCGCCAATCCCTCCGAGCGGTCCGAGGCCCTGGTCAATGCCGCCAAATCCGCGCGGGCCTTCCTCAGCCACCTGCGGAGCCTGGCCGGCTCGATGCGCAAGAGCGAGGAGCGCATCCTGCGCGAGGCCGATCACGGCGCGGCCTTCCGGCTCTACTTCGAGGAGTTCGTGGCGCGCCACCTCGTGAGCGATTACCGGACGCTGCACACCCGCCTCAATCCATTCCGCTTCCGCTCCGGCATCGTGCGCGAGGCGGGAAGGGCGTTACGCGATGCCCTCACCCTGCGGGCTCTGGCCGAGGCTGGATTGCGGGAGGGCCGTGCCGCGACCATGGAGGCCGCAGAGCGCGCGGTGCGCACAGATCTTGCCGAGATCTTGTCGATCTTCGAGGGACTCGACCGGCACCTGGATGCGGTCGCGGACATCGTAGCGCGCCTCGAACGACGAATCGCGGCGGCGTTACGCACCCTCGACCACCGGGATTCCGACCGGATCGAGCGCACCGCCGCCGCCCTGCGGGCCGTCGCGCTGGCCGACGACGACCTGTCTGGGCTACCGGACACGCAGGTCTCGCTCCTGCGCCCACCTATCGGCGAGCCGCACTGCTATGCGCCGCGCTTGCGCCGACCCCCGATCGAGTCGGAGCCCCTGCCGGAATTCGAGCTCGACCCCGCCATCGAGGCTTTCATCGCCGCCAAGGATGCCTTTCGCCTGCGGGTCGCGGTGACGCCCGACCGGATGGTCGAATTCATCGAAGCGCGGCTCGGGCGGGGCAAGGCGATCCGGGGCTCGCAGATCACCATCGCGGACGTGGACGACTTCGTGGTGTTCCAGCGCCTGCGCGAGGTCGACGTGCTGTTCGACGGTTCCTTGCGCGGCCGCTATCGCCTCTCGCGCGTGGAGGGCCGCGTCGCCAACGGCTGGCTCGACTGCCCCGACTTCCTGCTGGAGCGGCTGACGGGAAGAACGCCCTGA